The following proteins come from a genomic window of Achromobacter deleyi:
- a CDS encoding MarR family winged helix-turn-helix transcriptional regulator has translation MATGKPDAWSLFLTAHALVVEEIEKRLSAAGLPPLAWYDALWALERAPEGTARMFEMAERMVIARYNLTRLMDRIEAAGLVERFRSDEDRRATYARITPEGLALRRKMWKVYGPAIDELFLSQLPQAQQDAMAEQFRQIARHVRALSKPAA, from the coding sequence ATGGCCACGGGCAAGCCCGACGCGTGGAGCCTCTTCCTGACCGCGCATGCGCTGGTGGTGGAAGAGATCGAAAAACGACTGTCCGCCGCCGGCCTGCCGCCGCTGGCGTGGTACGACGCGCTATGGGCGCTGGAACGCGCGCCAGAGGGCACCGCGCGCATGTTCGAGATGGCCGAGCGCATGGTCATCGCGCGCTACAACCTGACGCGCCTGATGGACCGCATCGAGGCCGCCGGGCTGGTCGAGCGCTTCCGTTCCGACGAAGACCGCCGCGCCACCTATGCCCGCATCACGCCGGAAGGCCTGGCCCTGCGCCGCAAGATGTGGAAGGTCTACGGCCCGGCCATCGACGAACTGTTCCTGTCGCAGCTGCCGCAGGCGCAGCAGGACGCCATGGCCGAGCAGTTCCGCCAGATCGCCCGCCATGTGCGGGCCTTGTCCAAACCCGCCGCCTGA
- a CDS encoding Crp/Fnr family transcriptional regulator codes for MSDVSNVVSQTELAELLRGCAWFTALDASHQALVLATARAEHVASGAWIARRNAPSDYWLGVHSGLLKLAIYNESGRSCTFSGVPPGGWFGEGSVIKRELRKYDVVAIQPSLVLLVPAATFHALLAASLPFSHFVIGQLNDRMGEFIASIQNHRLLDADARVAQSLAQLFNPQLYPSTDLTLAISQEELGYLTGLSRQRVNQALQTLADQGMLALSYNQIKVLTLDRLRQYGLDQL; via the coding sequence ATGTCCGATGTTTCAAACGTTGTTTCCCAGACCGAGCTGGCCGAACTGCTGCGCGGCTGCGCCTGGTTCACCGCGCTGGACGCCTCGCACCAGGCGCTGGTGCTGGCCACGGCGCGCGCCGAACACGTGGCCAGCGGCGCCTGGATCGCGCGCCGCAACGCGCCGTCGGACTACTGGCTGGGCGTGCACAGCGGCCTGCTCAAGCTGGCGATCTACAACGAATCGGGACGCAGCTGCACGTTCTCGGGGGTGCCGCCGGGCGGCTGGTTCGGCGAGGGCAGCGTCATCAAGCGGGAGCTGCGCAAGTACGACGTGGTGGCGATCCAGCCGTCGCTGGTGCTGCTGGTGCCGGCCGCCACCTTCCACGCGCTGCTGGCGGCCAGCCTGCCGTTCTCGCATTTCGTCATCGGCCAGCTGAACGATCGCATGGGCGAGTTCATCGCCTCGATCCAGAACCATCGCCTGCTGGATGCCGATGCGCGCGTGGCGCAGTCGCTGGCGCAGCTGTTCAACCCGCAGTTGTATCCGTCCACCGACCTGACGCTGGCGATCTCGCAGGAAGAACTGGGCTACCTGACCGGCCTGTCGCGCCAGCGCGTCAACCAGGCGCTGCAGACGCTGGCGGACCAGGGCATGCTGGCGCTGTCGTACAACCAGATCAAGGTGTTGACGCTGGACCGGCTGCGCCAGTACGGGCTGGATCAGCTCTGA
- a CDS encoding aspartate/glutamate racemase family protein: MPARPPLHIGIVACSAEGAALCYRTLCAEGAQRLGPHAHPEVSLHSLSLADYVACLERDDLAGVGALMLTSADRLARAGADFLVCPDNTIHQALGHVLPQSPLPWLHIAEEVAAVAAARGLRRIGLLGTRWLVDSAVYPDKLRARGLDYVRPAPDDRDLLARVIMDELVYGVFKPESVVLLQGVVARLRDAGCDAVVLGCTELPLVLNDANCALPALDSTRILARAALDRALA; encoded by the coding sequence ATGCCCGCCCGTCCGCCCCTGCACATCGGCATCGTCGCCTGCTCGGCGGAAGGCGCCGCGCTCTGCTATCGCACCCTCTGCGCCGAGGGCGCGCAACGCCTGGGGCCGCACGCGCACCCCGAGGTGTCGCTGCACAGCCTGTCGCTGGCGGACTACGTGGCCTGCCTGGAACGCGATGACCTGGCCGGCGTGGGCGCCCTGATGCTGACCTCCGCCGACCGCCTGGCGCGCGCCGGCGCGGATTTCCTGGTCTGCCCCGACAACACCATCCACCAGGCCCTGGGCCACGTGCTGCCACAGTCGCCGCTGCCGTGGCTGCACATCGCCGAGGAAGTCGCGGCCGTGGCCGCCGCCCGCGGCCTGCGCCGCATCGGCCTGCTCGGCACCCGCTGGCTGGTCGACAGCGCGGTGTACCCCGACAAGCTGCGGGCGCGCGGCCTGGACTACGTGCGCCCGGCGCCTGACGACCGCGACCTGCTGGCGCGCGTCATCATGGACGAACTGGTGTACGGCGTCTTCAAGCCCGAATCGGTGGTCTTGCTGCAAGGCGTGGTGGCGCGGCTGCGCGATGCCGGCTGCGACGCGGTGGTGCTGGGCTGCACCGAATTGCCGCTGGTGCTGAACGACGCCAATTGCGCGCTGCCGGCGCTGGACTCCACCCGCATCCTGGCGCGCGCCGCCCTCGACCGCGCCCTGGCCTGA